From Rhodamnia argentea isolate NSW1041297 chromosome 10, ASM2092103v1, whole genome shotgun sequence, a single genomic window includes:
- the LOC115734116 gene encoding wall-associated receptor kinase-like 2 isoform X1 yields the protein MNWTKMFVMVSCLLAMLVIAEQIYSYVCLYDQPDDAAKSPRLDCPKNCGSLKNITYPFGIGPRCFLDPRYEIDCQQNHGPVLKNLSVVVLKISRPASSKSPGLIKVRQPISYSHLNCTSNQKNDAPVNLTASDSIFRYSLRENYFIAGGCDSLALIASADTPWAVAGCKSSCSRNRAIGFDQCSRGIGCCMTSISDKIGAYHVEFKSLGWEAVAAGDAECRYAFLVERKWWHKADLQSLPRDVPVVLEWEITNDDFNMGLSHCIATFRNVGLSVGGGILPALLCFLCVFINRRRRAKLKQKFFLRNGGLLLQQRLSSIEDSHMEKGKLFAFTELDKATDHFNENRILGQGGQGTVYKGILMDGTIIAVKKSKVVDAGQVEQFVNEVFILSEINHRNVVKLLGFCLESEVPLLVYEFIPNGTLYQYLHDPDGEFPISWETRLRIANEVAGALSYLHFAAAIPVYHRDIKSSNILLDGKYRAKVADFGASRSITIDQTHLTTMVRGTFGYLDPEYYQTSQFTDKSDVYSFGVVLVELLTGEKPISQIRAEEGKNLSTYFVISMEENRLFDVLDKEVLDHGDKEEIIAVSNLANRCLNPNGRHRPTMKEVSMELERIRSLRNPVVVRHSEEEIDRIKTGSICGAAYTLMQSEANVELTSWFYDLPR from the exons ATGAATTGGACGAAGATGTTCGTGATGGTGTCCTGCCTTCTTGCTATGCTTGTGATCGCAGAGCAGATTTATTCGTATGTTTGCCTATATGACCAGCCGGATGATGCAGCAAAATCGCCTCGTCTGGACTGTCCGAAAAATTGTGGCAGTCTGAAAAACATTACATATCCTTTTGGAATCGGACCTAGGTGCTTCTTGGATCCCCGGTACGAAATCGACTGCCAGCAAAACCACGGTCCAGTACTCAAGAATTTGAGCGTGGTGGTGTTAAAAATCTCACGACCGGCTAGTTCAAAATCCCCAGGCCTTATTAAGGTCAGGCAGCCGATATCGTACTCCCATCTAAATTGTACGAGCAACCAGAAAAACGACGCCCCAGTGAACTTAACGGCCAGTGACAGCATTTTCAGGTACTCCCTgagagaaaactattttatcgCCGGAGGCTGTGACAGCCTGGCCTTGATAGCCAGCGCTGATACCCCCTGGGCGGTCGCAGGATGCAAGTCTTCCTGCAGCAGAAACAGGGCTATTGGATTCGACCAGTGCTCTAGAGGTATTGGTTGCTGCATGACGTCGATCTCCGACAAAATCGGTGCATACCACGTGGAATTCAAGAGTCTCGGCTGGGAAGCCGTAGCCGCAGGGGATGCAGAATGCCGCTATGCCTTCTTGGTCGAGAGAAAATGGTGGCATAAAGCCGATTTGCAGAGTTTACCGCGGGACGTTCCAGTGGTGCTCGAATGGGAGATCACCAACGATGATTTCAACATGGGGCTATCCCACTGCATCGCGACCTTTAGAA ACGTCGGCTTGAGTGTCGGAGGCGGAATATTACCTGCTCTTCTTTGCTTCTTGTGTGTATTCATCAATAGAAGGCGGCGGGCAAAGCTCAAGCAAAAATTCTTCCTACGTAATGGGGGACTTCTGTTGCAGCAACGCCTATCTTCTATTGAAGACAGTCACATGGAGAAAGGTAAGTTGTTTGCCTTCACGGAGTTAGACAAGGCCACCGACCACTTTAACGAGAATCGAATACTAGGTCAGGGTGGTCAAGGAACTGTTTACAAAGGAATATTGATGGATGGAACGATCATTGCGGTCAAGAAATCAAAAGTTGTCGATGCAGGACAAGTCGAACAGTTTGTCAATGAAGTCTTTATTCTTTCTGAAATTAATCACAGAAATGTGGTCAAGCTATTAGGATTCTGTCTAGAGAGTGAAGTGCCTCTTTTGGTATATGAATTTATCCCCAATGGAACTCTCTACCAATATCTTCATGATCCAGATGGAGAATTTCCTATTTCGTGGGAGACACGATTAAGAATTGCCAATGAAGTTGCTGGGGCTCTTTCGTATTTGCACTTTGCTGCAGCCATACCGGTTTATCATCGAGATATCAAGTCGTCAAATATACTTTTGGATGGCAAATATCGTGCCAAAGTGGCGGATTTTGGAGCTTCCAGATCGATCACCATCGACCAAACTCACTTGACCACAATGGTGCGAGGAACCTTCGGATACTTGGACCCGGAGTACTACCAAACAAGTCAATTTACAGATAAGAGCGATGTCTACAGCTTCGGGGTTGTCCTTGTCGAGCTACTAACCGGGGAAAAGCCAATTTCTCAGATAAGGGCGGAAGAGGGCAAAAATCTATCCACATATTTCGTCATTTCGATGGAGGAGAACCGCTTGTTTGATGTTCTTGATAAGGAGGTATTAGACCACGGCGATAAAGAAGAAATTATTGCGGTGTCTAACTTGGCGAACAGATGCCTAAACCCTAATGGAAGGCACAGGCCTACAATGAAGGAAGTGTCCATGGAGTTGGAGCGTATACGATCACTACGAAATCCGGTGGTCGTCCGGCATAGTGAAGAAGAGATCGATCGCATCAAAACTGGATCTATCTGCGGTGCCGCCTACACATTGATGCAATCGGAGGCAAATGTAGAGCTGACTTCATGGTTCTACGATTTGCCGAGATGA
- the LOC115734116 gene encoding wall-associated receptor kinase-like 1 isoform X2: MTSISDKIGAYHVEFKSLGWEAVAAGDAECRYAFLVERKWWHKADLQSLPRDVPVVLEWEITNDDFNMGLSHCIATFRSTLLPVLFVLFPGRGLWPSTYTPISFASKAKNIPNLCLMLPFIICVSNNAFNLNPRVKKTSQNIFCYAPKPIAVDLFCYTDVGLSVGGGILPALLCFLCVFINRRRRAKLKQKFFLRNGGLLLQQRLSSIEDSHMEKGKLFAFTELDKATDHFNENRILGQGGQGTVYKGILMDGTIIAVKKSKVVDAGQVEQFVNEVFILSEINHRNVVKLLGFCLESEVPLLVYEFIPNGTLYQYLHDPDGEFPISWETRLRIANEVAGALSYLHFAAAIPVYHRDIKSSNILLDGKYRAKVADFGASRSITIDQTHLTTMVRGTFGYLDPEYYQTSQFTDKSDVYSFGVVLVELLTGEKPISQIRAEEGKNLSTYFVISMEENRLFDVLDKEVLDHGDKEEIIAVSNLANRCLNPNGRHRPTMKEVSMELERIRSLRNPVVVRHSEEEIDRIKTGSICGAAYTLMQSEANVELTSWFYDLPR, translated from the coding sequence ATGACGTCGATCTCCGACAAAATCGGTGCATACCACGTGGAATTCAAGAGTCTCGGCTGGGAAGCCGTAGCCGCAGGGGATGCAGAATGCCGCTATGCCTTCTTGGTCGAGAGAAAATGGTGGCATAAAGCCGATTTGCAGAGTTTACCGCGGGACGTTCCAGTGGTGCTCGAATGGGAGATCACCAACGATGATTTCAACATGGGGCTATCCCACTGCATCGCGACCTTTAGAAGTACGTTACTGCctgttctttttgttctttttcctggtCGCGGGCTGTGGCCGTCTACATATACACCAATTTCATTTGCATCAAAGGCGAAAAATATTCCGAATCTCTGCTTAATGTTGCCTTTCATAATCTGTGTATCAAACAATGCTTTTAACTTAAATCCAAGAGTGAAGAAAACTTCTCAGAACATTTTCTGTTATGCTCCTAAACCAATTGCGGTTGACCTTTTTTGTTACACAGACGTCGGCTTGAGTGTCGGAGGCGGAATATTACCTGCTCTTCTTTGCTTCTTGTGTGTATTCATCAATAGAAGGCGGCGGGCAAAGCTCAAGCAAAAATTCTTCCTACGTAATGGGGGACTTCTGTTGCAGCAACGCCTATCTTCTATTGAAGACAGTCACATGGAGAAAGGTAAGTTGTTTGCCTTCACGGAGTTAGACAAGGCCACCGACCACTTTAACGAGAATCGAATACTAGGTCAGGGTGGTCAAGGAACTGTTTACAAAGGAATATTGATGGATGGAACGATCATTGCGGTCAAGAAATCAAAAGTTGTCGATGCAGGACAAGTCGAACAGTTTGTCAATGAAGTCTTTATTCTTTCTGAAATTAATCACAGAAATGTGGTCAAGCTATTAGGATTCTGTCTAGAGAGTGAAGTGCCTCTTTTGGTATATGAATTTATCCCCAATGGAACTCTCTACCAATATCTTCATGATCCAGATGGAGAATTTCCTATTTCGTGGGAGACACGATTAAGAATTGCCAATGAAGTTGCTGGGGCTCTTTCGTATTTGCACTTTGCTGCAGCCATACCGGTTTATCATCGAGATATCAAGTCGTCAAATATACTTTTGGATGGCAAATATCGTGCCAAAGTGGCGGATTTTGGAGCTTCCAGATCGATCACCATCGACCAAACTCACTTGACCACAATGGTGCGAGGAACCTTCGGATACTTGGACCCGGAGTACTACCAAACAAGTCAATTTACAGATAAGAGCGATGTCTACAGCTTCGGGGTTGTCCTTGTCGAGCTACTAACCGGGGAAAAGCCAATTTCTCAGATAAGGGCGGAAGAGGGCAAAAATCTATCCACATATTTCGTCATTTCGATGGAGGAGAACCGCTTGTTTGATGTTCTTGATAAGGAGGTATTAGACCACGGCGATAAAGAAGAAATTATTGCGGTGTCTAACTTGGCGAACAGATGCCTAAACCCTAATGGAAGGCACAGGCCTACAATGAAGGAAGTGTCCATGGAGTTGGAGCGTATACGATCACTACGAAATCCGGTGGTCGTCCGGCATAGTGAAGAAGAGATCGATCGCATCAAAACTGGATCTATCTGCGGTGCCGCCTACACATTGATGCAATCGGAGGCAAATGTAGAGCTGACTTCATGGTTCTACGATTTGCCGAGATGA